The genomic DNA GACGTGTTTTTGAGACTTTACGACGGTGGCGAATGGTTCCGAGCAAAACTGCTGTCGACTGAGATTATGGCTCTCCCGGTAATCCTCCCTCTGGGGGAGGTAATGAGGATGGGTCGGGTAATCCGACTCGGTGGTCGCGTATCCAGCCAGGTCGTAGGGCTGGCCAACCCCGTTCGCGGCGGCCGACTTCATCTGCCAGATCGAGTCCTGCGAGTTCACCGACCCCCCGTTATTCGAGTTCGAGTAGCTGTTGTCCATGTAGCCCATGTTCACCCCTGTCGAAACCAAACCATGTACTCTTCGCATTCGTGATCcagaaatagaagaagaagaaactcgaGTCGAGAATACACTTTTGATGGATGTGGAGGAAGCTTCTTTTCCCTTATTCTGAAAATTATCCAGAAACATTTACCGTTGATGTTGTGGTTCGGTTGATGGTAGCCGTAGCCGGGCTGCGAGTAGGCAGGCGTCTTGGAGTCCTCCATGGCGAGGGCGTGGTCCAAACTGTGCTCCAGCGCCTTGTTCTCGGCGTAGTAGGGCGGCGGTGCCTGGCTCTGCTGCCCGTTGCCGGCGACGAGGCTCGGCCGTACCCTGTCGACGCGATCGACGTCATCGAAACAACTCTCGAGAAGAGATCATCGACCTAGAGATCAACTTACGCGTTCGAGTCCATCTCGTAGTCCTTGGCCTTGGTGGCGTGTTTTCGACGACAGCGACAAAAGAGCAAGAGGAGGGCGGCGAACAGGAGGAACACGGCGCCGCTCACCACCAGAGCGATCAACGTCGGCGTGGCCAGCGCCCCAGCCTGGGCGACGTACGAGGGGCCGActgaataattgaaacgttCGATTCTGAGAGAAAGTTTCCCCTGGAACggggaagaggaaaggaagccTGCTACTCACTCTTAGCCTCCCCGTACTCGCCGCACTTCTGCCGGTCCGCCTTCAGGCACAGCCTGACCCTGAGCCTCGGCTCGCTCGCGTCCGCGGACTCCGGGTCGTCGAGCACCCCCTCCCTCTGCGTGGGCGCGCTGCCCAGCACCTCGAGCGGCCACTCGTCCAGGATCCTCCACCGCGACTCGTCCGCCCCCCCGTCCAGCTTCTCGATGGAGGCGACCAGCGACAGGCAGGTGGCCGCCACCCCGACCGCCAGCACGCCGCTCTCCGGGTCGTAGGTGACCCTGAGCGGCGGCGGGATCCTGGCCACCGCGGTGGTCGCCGTCACCTCGTCCGAGTAGTCCGAGTGGTTCTTGGTGTTGTACACCTTCACCTTGAACGCGTAGGTCTGGTGCTGCTCGAGGCCGGTCACGTTGCAGGGGTTGGAGCGGCGGCAGTCGAGCTCGAGCCAGTGGCCGGCGGGCGGCCGCGGCACGGCGCAGTCGGGCGCCACGACCTCGTCGCCCGCGCCCGCCACCCTCCTGTACGAGACGAAGTACTTGGTGACGGGCAGGCCGCCGTCGAAGCCCAGCTGCCACAGCAGGGCGACGTGGGTCGGGCCCACGTCCATCGCCGTCACGTTGACGGGCCTCTCGGGCGCCCCCTTCGGCTGCAGCCGGATCGTCGAGGTGATGCTGCCCTGCGCGTTCGCCGCCCTGCAGCTGTAGTCGCCGTAGTCCAGCTCGCGGATGTTGCTTATGCGGAGCACCGACGTGTACACGTCGTAGTTGTCGCTGCTCGTCGAGATCTCGTAGTGGGCGTCGCTCGACGAGCCCTGCAGGCTCGCCGCGTTCGTGCCGAAGCTCCACTGGAACTCGGGCTTCGGCCACGCCTGCACCTTGCACGCCACCTCGGCCGTCTCCCTCAGGTTGTACGCCACCTTGCCGTGCTGGTGCAGCGCGATCGGCTCGTGCTCCACCTTCAGCATCATCGTCGACTCCACCTTCTTCACCTCGTTCGCGAACACGCACGTGTACTTGCCCCGGTCGCCCGCCACGATCTCGTCCGTCTGCGGCCTCGCGTGCCCCAGGAAGCTCAGCGTCGAGTTCACCGTCATCACGTTCCCGTGCCCCTCCGAGGCGCTCGTCGTCACCTTGTACAGCCGCTCGTCCGCCGTCAACTCTTGGTCGTCCTTCAACCACCGGACGCTCGGCCGCGGCTTGCCCTGCGCCACGCACGACACTTGGAACGACGACTCGCCCACCCTGAAACGTTCTTCTTTAATCTTCTCTTTCCGGGAGGGAGTGGAGACAGAGGGAGGGATCAAGAGAATATCGTTGCGATTAGGTGTCCCGCCGAGATGAATCTTTCTCTTCCACCcctcgaagaagaaggaggagaaagagggagagcgAGGAAACCGGATACTCACTTCCTGGTGACGTGCGGTTGCAGCTTGGTGAGTATCTTGGGCGGTTGGTGGACGGTGAGGTTGACGGACGCCGCCTCCCCGTTCCCTATCTCGTTGGTCGCGTGGCACTTGTACGTCCCCTCGCTGCCCAAGTGGACCGAGTCGATCTCGTACTTGGGGCCCACGTTGACCGAGGGCATCGTCCCGGACTCGCCCTCCTTCCACCACTTGTACCTGGGCTCCGGGTAGCCGGCCGGGCTCGCCATGCACGTGAGAATCACCTTGGAACCCTCGACGGCGACGGGCGAGTCGGGGGTGACCCGCGCCGGGCCCGGCTTGTGCCGCACGCGCACGGTGAGCCGAGCGGTGGCCGAGTAGTTCCTGCGCTCGCCGCCCGACGGGTGGATGGCGTTGACGGCGCGGCAGGTGTAGTTGGCCGCGTGGTCGGCGGTGACGCGGCTGAGCCGCAGGATGGAGCCGAGCTGGCGGAAGTCGGGGCGGCCGTCGCGCAGCCACTCGACCACCGAGGGCGGCGGGTTCGCCGTCACGTTGCAGTGCACGGTCACCGTGTCCTCGACCTCGGCGATCCTCAGCGGCTCGCCCTCTATCGACACGGTGGGCGGGTACAGCACGTCGAGCAGCAGGGAGCTCTCCCCCCTCTTGCCGAGCCCGTTGTCCGCCTGGCAGGTGTACTTGCCCGCGTCCTGCACCGCCACCCTTCGAATCGCGTGCTG from Apis mellifera strain DH4 linkage group LG4, Amel_HAv3.1, whole genome shotgun sequence includes the following:
- the LOC413423 gene encoding hemicentin-2 isoform X2, producing MRSSMPRAGKIRAASSSSSILGESRCNAELCPPTRMEPRNLRVSLFRSTRTVRGIRFADRMDRIRSSRTATIIAVTSLLLLLHPAAAQGRVEETQMDTHEGSTVQLQCRFSPPRENVTCFWLTHTNDNHDNAAIDNLSLSPQYKVFMNLEEGRYDLQIRNVSYERDNGKYECRVKASGTGHDLHRKFIALTVLRAPGPPTISPTSASATEGQRLELQCNTNGGSPEPEVRWYRGNETAVLHSGRTLTVEPKKEDDGATFRCVVRNRAMREGETLNATVTLDVNYFPRVAVGPENPLKVEVNGTANLECRVDSKPAVGMVRWWRDGSFVATSFQHAIRRVAVQDAGKYTCQADNGLGKRGESSLLLDVLYPPTVSIEGEPLRIAEVEDTVTVHCNVTANPPPSVVEWLRDGRPDFRQLGSILRLSRVTADHAANYTCRAVNAIHPSGGERRNYSATARLTVRVRHKPGPARVTPDSPVAVEGSKVILTCMASPAGYPEPRYKWWKEGESGTMPSVNVGPKYEIDSVHLGSEGTYKCHATNEIGNGEAASVNLTVHQPPKILTKLQPHVTRKVGESSFQVSCVAQGKPRPSVRWLKDDQELTADERLYKVTTSASEGHGNVMTVNSTLSFLGHARPQTDEIVAGDRGKYTCVFANEVKKVESTMMLKVEHEPIALHQHGKVAYNLRETAEVACKVQAWPKPEFQWSFGTNAASLQGSSSDAHYEISTSSDNYDVYTSVLRISNIRELDYGDYSCRAANAQGSITSTIRLQPKGAPERPVNVTAMDVGPTHVALLWQLGFDGGLPVTKYFVSYRRVAGAGDEVVAPDCAVPRPPAGHWLELDCRRSNPCNVTGLEQHQTYAFKVKVYNTKNHSDYSDEVTATTAVARIPPPLRVTYDPESGVLAVGVAATCLSLVASIEKLDGGADESRWRILDEWPLEVLGSAPTQREGVLDDPESADASEPRLRVRLCLKADRQKCGEYGEAKIGPSYVAQAGALATPTLIALVVSGAVFLLFAALLLLFCRCRRKHATKAKDYEMDSNAVRPSLVAGNGQQSQAPPPYYAENKALEHSLDHALAMEDSKTPAYSQPGYGYHQPNHNINGVNMGYMDNSYSNSNNGGSVNSQDSIWQMKSAAANGVGQPYDLAGYATTESDYPTHPHYLPQREDYRESHNLSRQQFCSEPFATVVKSQKHVGE
- the LOC413423 gene encoding hemicentin-2 isoform X1; translation: MRSSMPRAGKIRAASSSSSILGESRCNAELCPPTRMEPRNLRVSLFRSTRTVRGIRFADRMDRIRSSRTATIIAVTSLLLLLHPAAAQGRVEETQMDTHEGSTVQLQCRFSPPRENVTCFWLTHTNDNHDNAAIDNLSLSPQYKVFMNLEEGRYDLQIRNVSYERDNGKYECRVKASGTGHDLHRKFIALTVLRAPGPPTISPTSASATEGQRLELQCNTNGGSPEPEVRWYRGNETAVLHSGRTLTVEPKKEDDGATFRCVVRNRAMREGETLNATVTLDVNYFPRVAVGPENPLKVEVNGTANLECRVDSKPAVGMVRWWRDGSFVATSFQHAIRRVAVQDAGKYTCQADNGLGKRGESSLLLDVLYPPTVSIEGEPLRIAEVEDTVTVHCNVTANPPPSVVEWLRDGRPDFRQLGSILRLSRVTADHAANYTCRAVNAIHPSGGERRNYSATARLTVRVRHKPGPARVTPDSPVAVEGSKVILTCMASPAGYPEPRYKWWKEGESGTMPSVNVGPKYEIDSVHLGSEGTYKCHATNEIGNGEAASVNLTVHQPPKILTKLQPHVTRKVGESSFQVSCVAQGKPRPSVRWLKDDQELTADERLYKVTTSASEGHGNVMTVNSTLSFLGHARPQTDEIVAGDRGKYTCVFANEVKKVESTMMLKVEHEPIALHQHGKVAYNLRETAEVACKVQAWPKPEFQWSFGTNAASLQGSSSDAHYEISTSSDNYDVYTSVLRISNIRELDYGDYSCRAANAQGSITSTIRLQPKGAPERPVNVTAMDVGPTHVALLWQLGFDGGLPVTKYFVSYRRVAGAGDEVVAPDCAVPRPPAGHWLELDCRRSNPCNVTGLEQHQTYAFKVKVYNTKNHSDYSDEVTATTAVARIPPPLRVTYDPESGVLAVGVAATCLSLVASIEKLDGGADESRWRILDEWPLEVLGSAPTQREGVLDDPESADASEPRLRVRLCLKADRQKCGEYGEAKIGPSYVAQAGALATPTLIALVVSGAVFLLFAALLLLFCRCRRKHATKAKDYEMDSNAVRPSLVAGNGQQSQAPPPYYAENKALEHSLDHALAMEDSKTPAYSQPGYGYHQPNHNINGVNMGYMDNSYSNSNNGGSVNSQDSIWQMKSAAANGVGQPYDLAGYATTESDYPTHPHYLPQREDYRESHNLSRQQFCSEPFATVVKSQKHVDSPYDVSGLPYQENYDEDAKPPQQVSLSYDESLESGYSTPNSRGRRIIREIIV
- the LOC413423 gene encoding hemicentin-1 isoform X3, which translates into the protein MTRRHRWTLLALLAITVAAAQGRVEETQMDTHEGSTVQLQCRFSPPRENVTCFWLTHTNDNHDNAAIDNLSLSPQYKVFMNLEEGRYDLQIRNVSYERDNGKYECRVKASGTGHDLHRKFIALTVLRAPGPPTISPTSASATEGQRLELQCNTNGGSPEPEVRWYRGNETAVLHSGRTLTVEPKKEDDGATFRCVVRNRAMREGETLNATVTLDVNYFPRVAVGPENPLKVEVNGTANLECRVDSKPAVGMVRWWRDGSFVATSFQHAIRRVAVQDAGKYTCQADNGLGKRGESSLLLDVLYPPTVSIEGEPLRIAEVEDTVTVHCNVTANPPPSVVEWLRDGRPDFRQLGSILRLSRVTADHAANYTCRAVNAIHPSGGERRNYSATARLTVRVRHKPGPARVTPDSPVAVEGSKVILTCMASPAGYPEPRYKWWKEGESGTMPSVNVGPKYEIDSVHLGSEGTYKCHATNEIGNGEAASVNLTVHQPPKILTKLQPHVTRKVGESSFQVSCVAQGKPRPSVRWLKDDQELTADERLYKVTTSASEGHGNVMTVNSTLSFLGHARPQTDEIVAGDRGKYTCVFANEVKKVESTMMLKVEHEPIALHQHGKVAYNLRETAEVACKVQAWPKPEFQWSFGTNAASLQGSSSDAHYEISTSSDNYDVYTSVLRISNIRELDYGDYSCRAANAQGSITSTIRLQPKGAPERPVNVTAMDVGPTHVALLWQLGFDGGLPVTKYFVSYRRVAGAGDEVVAPDCAVPRPPAGHWLELDCRRSNPCNVTGLEQHQTYAFKVKVYNTKNHSDYSDEVTATTAVARIPPPLRVTYDPESGVLAVGVAATCLSLVASIEKLDGGADESRWRILDEWPLEVLGSAPTQREGVLDDPESADASEPRLRVRLCLKADRQKCGEYGEAKIGPSYVAQAGALATPTLIALVVSGAVFLLFAALLLLFCRCRRKHATKAKDYEMDSNAVRPSLVAGNGQQSQAPPPYYAENKALEHSLDHALAMEDSKTPAYSQPGYGYHQPNHNINGVNMGYMDNSYSNSNNGGSVNSQDSIWQMKSAAANGVGQPYDLAGYATTESDYPTHPHYLPQREDYRESHNLSRQQFCSEPFATVVKSQKHVDSPYDVSGLPYQENYDEDAKPPQQVSLSYDESLESGYSTPNSRGRRIIREIIV